Proteins co-encoded in one Kribbella solani genomic window:
- a CDS encoding N-acetylglucosamine kinase: MSVERPLPDPADTAAGQVVQAPAGPLVLGGDLGGTSTRIVIADSEGNVVGRGAAAGGNPTSHPASAAANFGQALHIAVTGLDPTTVRAAVVGMAGGVALARPDVAAQFEAAWTGAGLTVPPRYIGDLEVAFASGTPEPDGTVLIAGTGSNAGLMRNHELVRMAGGHGWLLGDDGSGFWLGREAVRSALKTLDLREPLGPLGQSVVLAILPERTAESIAQGEGYDTLRDDLVRTVNGRPPVMLAELAPAVIAAYAAGDETAQALVKRAAELLTETAARLQTTSDTGPMVLAGSVAGESSPVGQLIRKFFDGDVRTARDGVSGATWLALDRLDPALATEQTHSRLVLS; the protein is encoded by the coding sequence ATGTCGGTAGAACGCCCTCTGCCGGACCCTGCCGACACCGCCGCCGGCCAAGTGGTCCAGGCGCCGGCCGGTCCGCTGGTCCTCGGCGGGGACCTCGGTGGCACCTCCACCCGAATCGTGATCGCGGACTCCGAGGGCAACGTAGTCGGTCGCGGTGCCGCCGCGGGCGGAAATCCGACCAGTCATCCGGCAAGCGCGGCGGCCAACTTCGGTCAGGCGCTTCACATCGCCGTCACCGGGCTGGACCCCACGACCGTCCGCGCGGCGGTGGTCGGCATGGCCGGCGGCGTGGCGCTCGCGCGGCCGGACGTGGCGGCCCAGTTCGAGGCGGCGTGGACGGGCGCCGGGCTGACGGTTCCGCCGCGGTACATCGGTGATCTGGAGGTCGCGTTCGCCTCCGGCACGCCGGAACCGGACGGCACCGTGCTGATCGCGGGCACCGGCAGCAACGCCGGCCTGATGCGCAACCACGAGCTGGTACGGATGGCGGGCGGGCACGGCTGGTTGCTCGGCGACGACGGTTCCGGCTTCTGGCTCGGGCGCGAGGCGGTACGCAGTGCCTTGAAAACGCTGGATCTCCGGGAGCCGCTCGGGCCGCTCGGGCAGTCCGTCGTGCTGGCGATCCTGCCGGAGCGGACCGCAGAATCGATTGCACAGGGTGAAGGATACGATACTCTGCGTGACGATTTGGTGCGTACGGTGAACGGGCGGCCGCCGGTCATGCTGGCCGAACTGGCGCCGGCGGTGATCGCGGCGTACGCGGCGGGTGATGAGACCGCTCAGGCGCTGGTGAAACGCGCAGCCGAGTTGCTCACGGAAACCGCCGCGCGGCTGCAGACAACGTCGGACACCGGCCCGATGGTGCTGGCCGGCAGCGTCGCGGGCGAGTCCTCGCCGGTCGGGCAGCTGATCCGGAAGTTCTTCGACGGCGACGTCCGGACCGCCCGGGACGGGGTGAGCGGCGCGACCTGGCTGGCCCTCGACCGCCTCGACCCCGCCCTCGCGACGGAACAAACCCACTCCCGCCTGGTCCTGTCCTAG
- a CDS encoding hemolysin family protein: MNETLFNIVLILVFVLIGGVFAAAEMALVSLRESQLKSLSHRGRRGEIVAKVAANPNRFLSAVQIGVTLMGFLSAAFGGATLADALAPHLRALGLPASVANTVALVLITICISYVSIVVGELAAKRLALQRAEGFALVLGPMVDRIASGARPVIWLLSKSTDLVVRALGGDPNANREVMSDEELRDLVSGHESLGEEERKIVDDVFEAGSRQLREVMLPRTEVDFVDAEMPAYKAVKFAAERPHSRYPVMHGSADDIAGFVHVRDLFDPAVATRSVRVGDLAREVLMLPDTAKLLPTLTEMRRRSTHLAIVLDEYGGTAGIVTLEDLVEELIGDIKDEYDEEAAETTRLGSGDLVVDGLLNLDDFADATTIELPDGPYETVGGFLAAALGKVPATGDEVPLGTHTLTVTEMDGRRVARVRLHRVTPAAEEQPPSEAAAPAGG; encoded by the coding sequence ATGAACGAAACCCTGTTCAACATCGTTCTGATTCTGGTCTTCGTACTGATCGGCGGCGTTTTCGCCGCCGCCGAGATGGCCCTGGTTTCACTCCGGGAGAGCCAGCTCAAGTCCCTGTCGCACCGCGGCCGGCGCGGCGAGATCGTCGCCAAGGTGGCCGCCAACCCGAACCGGTTCCTCTCCGCCGTGCAGATCGGCGTGACGCTGATGGGGTTCCTGTCCGCGGCCTTCGGTGGCGCGACCCTGGCCGACGCGCTCGCGCCGCACCTGCGCGCCCTGGGCCTGCCGGCCTCGGTGGCGAACACGGTCGCGCTGGTACTGATCACCATCTGCATCTCCTACGTCTCGATCGTGGTCGGCGAGCTGGCGGCCAAGCGGCTGGCGCTGCAGCGGGCCGAAGGGTTCGCGCTGGTACTCGGCCCGATGGTCGACCGGATCGCCTCCGGCGCCCGGCCGGTGATCTGGCTGCTGTCGAAGTCGACCGACCTGGTCGTCCGCGCGCTCGGCGGTGACCCGAACGCGAACCGCGAGGTGATGTCCGACGAGGAGCTCCGCGACCTGGTCTCCGGGCACGAGTCACTCGGCGAGGAGGAGCGGAAGATCGTCGACGACGTCTTCGAGGCCGGCAGCCGGCAGCTCCGCGAGGTGATGCTGCCGCGGACCGAGGTGGACTTCGTCGACGCCGAGATGCCGGCCTACAAGGCGGTCAAGTTCGCCGCCGAGCGGCCACACTCGCGGTACCCGGTGATGCACGGCTCGGCGGACGACATCGCCGGTTTCGTCCACGTCCGGGACCTGTTCGACCCGGCGGTCGCGACCCGCTCGGTCCGGGTCGGCGACCTGGCCCGCGAAGTGCTGATGCTGCCCGACACCGCGAAGCTGCTGCCGACGCTGACCGAGATGCGCCGCCGCAGTACCCACCTCGCGATCGTCCTGGACGAGTACGGCGGCACCGCCGGCATCGTCACGCTGGAGGATCTGGTCGAGGAACTGATCGGCGACATCAAGGACGAGTACGACGAGGAAGCGGCCGAGACCACCCGGCTGGGCAGCGGCGACCTGGTCGTGGACGGCCTGCTCAACCTGGACGACTTCGCCGACGCGACCACGATCGAGCTGCCCGACGGTCCGTACGAGACCGTCGGCGGGTTCCTCGCCGCCGCGCTCGGGAAGGTCCCGGCCACCGGCGACGAGGTCCCGCTCGGTACCCACACCCTGACCGTCACCGAGATGGACGGCCGCCGGGTCGCGCGGGTCCGGCTGCACCGGGTCACGCCGGCAGCGGAGGAGCAACCGCCCTCTGAGGCAGCAGCCCCCGCCGGCGGCTGA
- a CDS encoding YciI family protein, translated as MKYLLLIHSNPVTWGHPSFLNTERGKALPKQARAALSAQLEKLLGELQESGELISAVPLDPPAKTRVVRVREGVRATTDGPYSETKEQLAGVFLIDVAGPGRAEDIAATIPEAEFCAVEVRPVSVFD; from the coding sequence ATGAAGTACCTGCTGCTCATTCACAGCAACCCGGTCACCTGGGGGCACCCGTCGTTCCTCAACACCGAGCGGGGAAAGGCGCTGCCGAAGCAGGCCCGGGCCGCGTTGTCGGCGCAGCTCGAGAAGTTGCTCGGCGAGCTCCAGGAGTCCGGTGAGCTGATCAGCGCGGTCCCGCTCGACCCGCCGGCGAAGACCCGGGTGGTCCGGGTCCGCGAAGGCGTCCGGGCCACTACCGACGGCCCGTACTCGGAGACGAAGGAGCAACTGGCCGGCGTCTTCCTGATCGACGTGGCCGGACCCGGCCGCGCCGAAGACATCGCGGCCACCATTCCGGAGGCCGAGTTCTGCGCGGTCGAGGTCCGGCCGGTGTCGGTCTTCGACTGA
- a CDS encoding helix-turn-helix domain-containing protein → MSLENDPRRTRLLNDPLAIRAMAHPVRLDLQALLGREGPMTAADAARRLGISQALASHHLRQLAKYDFVEPAPGKDNRERPWRLVSTSQSWRDAGATPEGAAAAEVLEQLLAERALDSLSQWQQQRPTEDAVWRDNSGIGQSGFYLTRDELAELVTQIDALLQRWVDERPIDDKSTRPPGSRHVQFTQIVTISPEEE, encoded by the coding sequence ATGTCTTTGGAGAATGACCCGCGGCGTACCCGGTTGCTGAACGATCCGCTGGCGATTCGTGCGATGGCGCACCCGGTCCGGCTGGACCTGCAGGCGTTGCTGGGCCGGGAGGGGCCGATGACGGCGGCGGACGCGGCCCGGCGGCTGGGGATCAGCCAGGCGCTGGCGTCGCATCACCTGCGGCAGCTGGCGAAGTACGACTTCGTCGAGCCGGCGCCCGGGAAGGACAACCGCGAGCGCCCGTGGCGACTGGTCTCGACCTCGCAGTCCTGGCGTGACGCCGGCGCCACTCCCGAGGGCGCCGCGGCCGCCGAGGTACTGGAGCAGTTGCTGGCCGAACGCGCCCTCGACTCACTCAGCCAGTGGCAGCAGCAACGCCCGACCGAGGACGCGGTCTGGCGGGACAACTCGGGTATCGGCCAGAGCGGCTTCTACCTGACCCGCGACGAGCTGGCCGAGCTGGTCACGCAGATCGACGCGCTGCTGCAGCGCTGGGTCGACGAGCGCCCGATCGACGACAAGTCCACCCGCCCGCCGGGCAGCCGGCACGTCCAGTTCACCCAGATCGTCACCATCTCCCCCGAAGAGGAGTAG
- a CDS encoding sugar isomerase domain-containing protein, which yields MASSVSGDGASVSGVSAQAYVRTLMPVLSAVTAQIDGPIQAAADLMTTSLRANGVIQAFGSGHSEALAMEIAGRAGGLIASNRIALRDLVLLGGEPKELLRSAELERDPAYSRKLYELSAAREGDLFIIASNSGVNGSIVELASVVKEKGHPLIAITSMQHTSGMESRHPSGKKLIDFADVVLDNHAPFGDSVLDLPDGGGKVCAVSSITAALIAQMLVAEVLRRMTEAGETPPVYLSANIPGGDEHNHALEARYEGRIRRTA from the coding sequence ATGGCCAGCAGTGTTTCGGGGGACGGCGCGAGCGTTTCGGGCGTCAGCGCGCAGGCTTATGTGCGGACATTGATGCCGGTGCTGTCCGCGGTGACCGCGCAGATCGACGGCCCGATCCAGGCCGCCGCCGACCTGATGACCACGTCGCTGCGCGCGAACGGGGTGATCCAGGCCTTCGGGTCCGGGCACTCGGAGGCGCTCGCGATGGAGATCGCCGGCCGGGCCGGCGGCCTGATCGCCAGCAACCGGATCGCGCTGCGCGACCTGGTCCTGCTCGGCGGTGAGCCGAAGGAACTGCTCCGCAGCGCCGAACTCGAGCGCGACCCGGCGTACTCGCGGAAGCTCTACGAGCTGTCCGCGGCCCGCGAGGGCGACCTGTTCATCATCGCGTCGAACTCCGGCGTGAACGGCTCGATCGTCGAACTGGCCAGCGTGGTGAAGGAGAAGGGCCACCCGCTGATCGCGATCACCTCGATGCAGCACACCAGTGGGATGGAGTCCCGGCACCCGTCCGGCAAGAAGCTGATCGACTTCGCGGACGTCGTGCTCGACAACCACGCGCCGTTCGGCGATTCGGTGCTGGACCTGCCGGACGGTGGCGGCAAGGTCTGCGCGGTCTCGTCCATCACCGCGGCCCTGATCGCGCAGATGCTGGTCGCGGAGGTCCTGCGCCGGATGACCGAGGCCGGCGAGACCCCGCCGGTGTACCTGTCGGCGAACATCCCGGGTGGCGACGAGCACAACCACGCCCTGGAAGCCCGGTACGAAGGCCGAATCCGGCGTACTGCCTGA
- the ngcE gene encoding N-acetylglucosamine/diacetylchitobiose ABC transporter substrate-binding protein, whose protein sequence is MLKRRTLLQGVLGGAVLSGCSSGPSTTAPTVSPQNPFQVDGAAAVDVVIGDEYGGFGAAAYRKKYAGASVTPKLTAQLPEELLPRFATGTPPDVVLSSGDGALDLGRLVKDNQLSDLSRLLTAPSWDDPNKTVKDQLLPLLNAGRYDGTQRTLNYIVTVYGLWYSASLFQRHNWDVPRTWPDLLALGTDMKAAGIGPFIYAGTHPYYLLELVLTLAAKSGGADVLKRIDNLEAGAWKDEHVTRAIAAVGELAKRGLIAPGSAKYDHLGSQKRFLAGKAGMLPCGNWLENEMKGQIPADFALTMFAVPALDTSPALVSGLHVAATAPFLVPAKAKNAAGGLEYLRAQLSQDVAAQVSSESNQLTIVRGAADGLEIGSALRSARDLLAAAGDQTIAWYFDTWYPAFANEAAAATGQYLAGGLQQSEWTARIQAAADKLKADDAITKYRRG, encoded by the coding sequence GTGCTCAAACGGCGGACCTTGTTGCAGGGAGTGCTGGGCGGCGCGGTCCTGAGTGGCTGCTCGTCGGGCCCGTCGACGACGGCTCCGACCGTGTCGCCGCAGAACCCGTTCCAGGTCGACGGCGCCGCCGCGGTCGACGTGGTGATCGGTGACGAGTACGGCGGGTTCGGCGCGGCCGCGTACCGGAAGAAGTACGCCGGGGCCAGTGTCACGCCGAAGTTGACCGCTCAGTTGCCGGAGGAGTTGCTGCCCCGCTTCGCCACCGGTACGCCACCCGATGTGGTGCTGAGCAGCGGCGATGGCGCGCTGGATCTCGGCCGCTTGGTCAAGGACAACCAGCTCAGCGATCTCAGCCGGCTCCTCACCGCACCGTCCTGGGACGATCCGAACAAGACGGTCAAGGACCAGCTCCTGCCGTTGCTCAATGCCGGGCGCTACGACGGTACGCAGCGCACGCTCAACTACATCGTCACCGTGTACGGGCTGTGGTACTCCGCGAGCCTGTTCCAGCGGCACAACTGGGACGTACCACGGACCTGGCCGGATTTGCTTGCCCTGGGCACCGATATGAAGGCGGCCGGGATCGGCCCGTTCATCTACGCCGGCACGCACCCGTACTACCTGCTCGAGCTGGTACTCACGCTGGCCGCCAAGTCCGGCGGCGCGGACGTGCTCAAGCGGATCGACAACCTGGAGGCGGGCGCCTGGAAGGACGAGCACGTCACCCGGGCGATCGCCGCGGTGGGTGAGCTCGCCAAGCGCGGGCTGATCGCGCCGGGCAGTGCGAAGTACGACCATCTCGGCTCGCAGAAACGGTTCCTGGCCGGGAAGGCCGGGATGCTGCCGTGCGGGAACTGGCTGGAGAACGAGATGAAGGGCCAGATCCCGGCCGACTTCGCGCTGACGATGTTCGCCGTACCGGCGCTGGACACGTCGCCCGCGCTGGTCAGCGGGCTGCATGTCGCGGCGACCGCGCCGTTCCTGGTGCCGGCGAAGGCGAAGAATGCGGCCGGTGGACTGGAGTACCTGCGGGCGCAGTTGTCCCAGGACGTCGCGGCGCAGGTGAGTTCGGAGTCCAATCAGCTCACCATCGTGCGGGGCGCGGCGGACGGTCTGGAGATCGGCTCGGCGCTTCGGTCGGCTCGGGATCTGCTGGCGGCCGCGGGCGACCAGACCATCGCCTGGTACTTCGACACTTGGTACCCGGCCTTTGCGAACGAGGCCGCGGCGGCCACCGGTCAGTACCTGGCCGGCGGACTGCAGCAGTCCGAGTGGACCGCCCGGATTCAGGCCGCCGCCGACAAGCTCAAAGCGGACGACGCGATCACCAAGTACCGCCGGGGATGA
- a CDS encoding MFS transporter, producing the protein MKDLWGVLVRQRDYRLMLSAGLISLTGDWLLRTGLAFQVYVLTGSTLASGGLLLASFLPAVVLGSLAGVFVDRWDQRTTMLVTNVLNVVVLLPLLAVHGASTIWIVYAVVLAQSCLQQFFTPAEQSLVPVLVSSEQLVTANALNSQIRDLARLIGAALGGLFAAIGGLTMLAIGDAVTFLIAVALVAAMRYRRTHPNQAEETTSEETAGGAIRRLKTEWTEGLRLCVAGPAIRLLFVFSLVTGVGEGIMSTLFAPFVSAEIGGDGKVYGLIVSSQAIGGIVGGLIAAAIGSRWPAATLWGLGAFAFGVIDVALFLYPLVSDSTLPAFVFMIVVGLPGALSLAGMMTVFQHLTADGTRGRIFGAIGAAESVAVLVGITSAGFLGDAVGIIPVLVVQGLGYVVGGLVVFSRRRGLLPQRAVAPPLPA; encoded by the coding sequence ATGAAGGACTTGTGGGGCGTCCTGGTTCGGCAGCGTGACTACCGGCTGATGCTGAGCGCCGGCCTGATCTCGCTGACCGGCGATTGGCTGCTGCGTACGGGCCTCGCCTTCCAGGTGTACGTACTGACCGGGTCGACGCTCGCCTCGGGCGGACTGCTGCTCGCATCGTTCCTGCCCGCGGTCGTACTCGGTTCGCTGGCCGGTGTCTTCGTGGATCGCTGGGACCAGCGCACCACGATGCTCGTCACGAACGTACTCAACGTGGTCGTCCTACTGCCGCTACTGGCGGTCCACGGCGCCAGCACGATCTGGATCGTGTACGCGGTCGTGCTGGCGCAGAGTTGTCTGCAGCAGTTCTTCACGCCGGCCGAGCAGTCACTCGTACCCGTGCTGGTCAGCTCCGAGCAACTGGTCACCGCGAACGCGTTGAACAGCCAGATCCGCGATCTCGCCCGATTGATCGGCGCGGCGCTCGGCGGACTGTTCGCGGCCATCGGCGGCCTCACGATGCTGGCGATCGGCGATGCGGTGACGTTCCTGATCGCGGTCGCGCTGGTCGCGGCGATGCGGTACCGGCGTACCCACCCGAACCAGGCCGAAGAGACAACCTCGGAAGAGACTGCAGGCGGCGCGATCCGGCGGCTGAAGACCGAGTGGACCGAAGGTTTGCGGCTCTGCGTGGCCGGGCCGGCGATCCGGTTGCTGTTCGTCTTCTCCCTGGTCACCGGGGTTGGCGAGGGCATCATGAGCACGCTGTTCGCGCCGTTCGTCAGCGCCGAGATCGGCGGCGACGGCAAGGTGTACGGCCTGATCGTGTCGTCGCAGGCGATCGGTGGCATCGTCGGCGGCCTGATCGCGGCCGCGATCGGCTCCCGCTGGCCGGCCGCGACGCTGTGGGGACTCGGCGCGTTCGCCTTCGGCGTGATCGACGTCGCGCTGTTCCTCTACCCGTTGGTCTCGGACAGTACGTTGCCGGCGTTCGTCTTCATGATCGTCGTCGGCCTGCCCGGCGCGCTCAGCCTGGCCGGGATGATGACGGTCTTCCAGCACCTGACCGCCGACGGCACCCGGGGCCGGATCTTCGGTGCGATCGGCGCCGCCGAGAGTGTCGCCGTCCTGGTGGGGATCACCTCGGCCGGTTTCCTCGGCGACGCCGTCGGCATCATCCCGGTCCTGGTCGTCCAGGGTCTCGGGTACGTGGTCGGCGGGCTGGTCGTGTTCAGCCGCCGGCGGGGGCTGCTGCCTCAGAGGGCGGTTGCTCCTCCGCTGCCGGCGTGA
- the galK gene encoding galactokinase: MSSFEDLFGKPADGSWRAPGRVNLIGEHTDYNDGLVLPIALPNRILVTAAKRDDGRIAVSSAGRPGVIEFGIDELAPGSVGDWAAYPAGAAWVLREAGYPIGGANLLFDSDLPSGAGLSSSAALLCATLSALLGLAEAEVDPAEVARLAQRAENQYVGAPVGLMDQMASMCCTAGHALFFDIRAMATDQIPFDPPADGLALLVVDVKAPHRHVDGEYAARRKSCEQAAAELGVPALRSIAYADLDDALARLKDEVVRKRVRHVVTEIRRVEDAVALMRAGKLREVGPLFTASHASLRDDFEITVPELDVAVDTALAAGALGARMTGGGFGGCIIALTEADAAESVLAAIEKAFAEHGFSAPSSLAATPSAGASRLS, from the coding sequence GTGAGCTCCTTCGAAGATCTTTTCGGCAAGCCGGCGGACGGCAGCTGGCGGGCACCCGGCCGGGTCAACCTGATCGGCGAACACACCGACTACAACGACGGCCTGGTCCTCCCGATCGCGTTGCCGAACCGGATTCTGGTCACCGCCGCCAAGCGCGACGACGGCCGGATCGCGGTCTCGTCCGCCGGGCGGCCCGGGGTGATCGAGTTCGGGATCGACGAGCTGGCGCCTGGTTCGGTCGGCGACTGGGCCGCGTACCCGGCCGGGGCCGCGTGGGTGCTGCGCGAAGCCGGCTACCCGATCGGCGGCGCGAACCTGCTGTTCGACTCGGACCTCCCGTCCGGCGCCGGACTGTCCTCGTCCGCCGCGTTGCTGTGCGCCACGTTGTCCGCGTTACTCGGCCTGGCTGAGGCCGAAGTCGATCCGGCCGAGGTCGCGCGGCTGGCGCAGCGGGCCGAGAACCAATATGTCGGGGCGCCGGTCGGGCTGATGGATCAGATGGCCTCGATGTGCTGCACCGCGGGGCATGCGCTGTTCTTCGACATTCGCGCGATGGCCACCGATCAGATCCCGTTCGATCCGCCGGCCGATGGTCTCGCGCTGCTTGTGGTCGACGTGAAGGCGCCGCATCGGCATGTCGACGGCGAGTACGCCGCCCGCCGGAAGAGCTGCGAGCAGGCGGCGGCCGAGCTCGGCGTACCGGCGCTGCGGTCGATCGCGTACGCGGACCTGGACGATGCGCTTGCCCGGCTGAAGGACGAGGTCGTACGAAAGCGCGTACGCCATGTGGTCACCGAGATCCGGCGGGTCGAGGACGCGGTCGCGTTGATGCGGGCCGGCAAACTGCGCGAGGTCGGGCCGCTGTTCACCGCGTCGCACGCTTCGTTGCGGGACGACTTCGAGATCACCGTGCCGGAGCTGGATGTCGCGGTCGACACCGCGCTCGCGGCCGGTGCGCTCGGCGCGCGGATGACCGGCGGTGGTTTCGGCGGCTGCATCATCGCGCTGACCGAGGCGGACGCGGCCGAATCCGTCCTGGCCGCGATTGAGAAGGCCTTTGCCGAGCACGGTTTCAGCGCCCCGAGTTCGCTCGCCGCGACACCGTCAGCCGGCGCTTCCCGCCTCAGCTGA
- the galT gene encoding galactose-1-phosphate uridylyltransferase, with the protein MNTPRGVRRTGTTLSDGRELIYYDPADAPVRVPLEDSRGLPAPQPQVELRTDPLTGDVITYATHRNTRTYLPPADQCPLCASKPGNPTEIPDHDYNVAVFENRFPSFAGPGRTEVVCFTSDHNRSFTDLSQGQARLVVDTWADRTAELGARDDVELVFPFENRGREIGVTLSHPHGQIYAYPFVPPRMRNLLTQARKHQEVAGSNLFADVLAAERKEGTRVVAENGNWTAFVPEAARWPVEVHLYPHRQLAGIDELSVGERDDFAELYLDVLHRLDGLYGEPLPYIAAWHQAPVRVDRELGYLHLEVLSIRRAADKIKYLAGSESGMGAFISDTRPEDVAETLRKAGS; encoded by the coding sequence ATGAACACACCCCGCGGAGTACGCCGGACCGGTACCACCCTGTCCGACGGACGCGAGCTGATCTACTACGACCCGGCCGACGCGCCGGTACGAGTACCGCTCGAGGACAGCCGTGGCCTGCCCGCGCCCCAACCGCAGGTGGAGCTGCGTACGGACCCGCTGACCGGCGACGTGATCACGTACGCGACCCACCGCAACACCCGGACCTACCTGCCGCCGGCCGATCAGTGCCCGCTGTGCGCGAGCAAACCCGGCAACCCGACCGAGATCCCGGACCACGACTACAACGTGGCCGTGTTCGAGAACCGGTTCCCGTCCTTCGCCGGCCCCGGCCGGACCGAGGTGGTCTGCTTCACCAGCGACCACAACCGGTCCTTCACCGACCTGTCCCAGGGCCAGGCCCGGCTGGTCGTCGACACCTGGGCCGACCGGACCGCCGAGCTCGGCGCCCGCGACGACGTCGAGCTGGTCTTCCCGTTCGAGAACCGCGGCCGCGAGATCGGCGTCACGCTCAGCCACCCGCACGGCCAGATCTACGCGTACCCCTTCGTCCCGCCGCGGATGCGGAACCTGCTGACCCAGGCGCGCAAACACCAGGAAGTTGCCGGTAGCAACCTGTTCGCCGATGTCCTGGCCGCGGAGCGCAAGGAGGGTACGCGCGTCGTCGCCGAGAACGGGAACTGGACCGCGTTCGTGCCGGAAGCCGCCCGCTGGCCGGTCGAGGTGCACCTGTACCCGCACCGGCAGCTGGCCGGGATCGACGAGCTGTCGGTCGGCGAACGCGACGACTTCGCCGAGCTGTACCTGGACGTCCTGCACCGGCTCGACGGGCTGTACGGCGAGCCGCTGCCGTACATCGCCGCCTGGCACCAGGCGCCGGTACGCGTCGACCGTGAACTCGGATACCTGCACCTGGAGGTGTTGTCGATCCGGCGGGCCGCGGACAAGATCAAGTACCTGGCCGGTTCCGAGTCCGGGATGGGCGCGTTCATCAGTGACACCCGGCCCGAGGACGTGGCCGAAACCCTGCGGAAGGCCGGTTCGTGA
- a CDS encoding alpha/beta fold hydrolase: MDEIDFRLADGRILHGYDSAPGDDSRLVVVWHHGTPNLGTPPAPLADASEQLEIRWIGFDRPGYGGSTSAPGRTIASTAADLTTVLDTLGIATCALMGYSGGGSFALGAAAVLGPRVTAVATLAAVAPYDVPGLDWYAGMIPSGVASLEAAVAGRDEKLRYETSGVEYDPEFTESDVAMFGGPWGWLGSVAGEPAMPNGPDGLVDDDCDYVLPWGCDPATITAPVHLIHGTADRIIPSTHSEWLAANLPNATLDLHPGLSHVSILTHATPALTWLRQAVPKNR; encoded by the coding sequence ATGGATGAGATCGATTTCCGCCTGGCGGATGGACGGATTCTGCACGGGTACGACAGCGCGCCGGGTGACGACAGCCGGCTGGTCGTGGTCTGGCATCACGGCACGCCCAATCTGGGTACGCCGCCCGCGCCGCTGGCCGACGCGAGTGAGCAGCTCGAGATTCGGTGGATCGGCTTCGACCGGCCCGGGTACGGCGGATCGACGTCCGCGCCGGGCCGCACGATTGCCTCGACGGCAGCCGATCTGACCACCGTCCTGGACACCCTGGGGATCGCGACCTGCGCCTTGATGGGGTACTCCGGCGGCGGCTCGTTCGCGCTCGGCGCCGCCGCGGTACTCGGTCCGCGCGTCACCGCGGTCGCCACTCTCGCCGCGGTCGCGCCGTACGACGTACCCGGCCTCGACTGGTATGCCGGGATGATCCCGTCCGGCGTCGCATCACTCGAAGCGGCGGTCGCCGGGCGGGACGAGAAGCTGCGGTACGAGACCTCGGGCGTCGAGTACGACCCGGAGTTCACCGAGTCGGACGTGGCGATGTTCGGCGGACCGTGGGGCTGGCTCGGCTCGGTCGCCGGAGAGCCGGCGATGCCGAACGGCCCGGACGGCCTGGTCGACGACGACTGCGACTACGTCCTGCCGTGGGGCTGCGACCCGGCAACGATCACCGCCCCCGTACACCTGATCCACGGCACCGCCGACCGAATCATCCCCAGCACCCACTCCGAGTGGCTGGCCGCCAACCTCCCGAACGCCACCCTCGACCTACACCCCGGCCTAAGCCATGTCTCGATCCTCACCCACGCTACCCCCGCCCTGACCTGGCTCCGCCAAGCAGTACCGAAGAACAGGTAG